CCATAGACAAAAActtattaaaaattttgaaaacctAGAAAATCTTAAgaacatattttatttatgaactaGCATGCTAtctccctatgatagattgagtgACTTCATTTCTTAAGGGACATTGATGCTAGTATTGGGGAAGTCTGAGTAACCATTTAATTCGTCGCATTTCTTTCGCAaatactaattattttttaactttgcAGGTAACATGGGACCCAAATGAATGACTCTAATATCTCGAATCCATGACACATCATCTTAGGAATTAGTTATCAATATGGACCAATAGTCAGGAAATGAATCATCCAGTGCATCCGAGGTGCAAACCACAACTAATATATCTCCCCACGCACCCCATACCATTAGAGCCATGGAAGATGCTAAGGATGAGGATGCTCACTTCTAGTCTAAATAGGAGGCAGCCTGCTCGGACAATGAGGTAGGTAGAGATGAAGAATAGTCCGGAGAAGCGGCAAGTGGCTTCAATAGCAAAAAAGGTGAGGAAAGACAAGATAGTATAGAGCGCATAGCAGCTGAAAGAGAAAGTAACCCCACAGATCGCCAACGCATTGTTGAATTTCTAAGAAATAGGTGGACAACATAGGGGAAATATGAAATATTCACTAACGGCTTGACTAAAGGTTTTGGTTTATTAACAGTGCTCGATTTGGGGGTATTACCCATGATACTCGGTTAGACCTTAATCCTGATTATTACTGACTAACCTCTGTTTGTGGTTTAAGTCACTAATTTACTCTATTAGTTGGGGCTCAATCCCCTACCTTGgtattatttccttattttaagtCCACTGCTCCTCACTCAATCGTGGTTCAATCCTACCACGTTTATATAGATTCAGTTCAAGTTTGTCACTCCTAACTTAGCCGTGGTTTGATCCCACCACCTTTATATAGCCTCGATTCAAGTACATCTCTCTTCACTTACTTTGGATTGACTCATTAGCTACTATTACCTAGTTCAAGTCCATGGTTTCTTTTACACGTGGTTAAAATCCAAGATTATCTATCGTTAGGGTTCAAGTCCCTTGTTGCTTTTAAATCTCGATTTGGGTTCCTAATTCTCTAATGAATCTTCTGTTCAAGTCCATATCTACTCTCAACTTTGGGTTAAAGTTATAGGATTTTGGGATGTTTCGGTTCAAGTTCGAGAAATTGGTGGCATTATTGGAAGGTTATCAGATCCGTTTATTTTATGGGTGTCCATTCAGTTCATTACCTTAGACTTGTTCACGAGCGTACTTGCTAGGTTCATAGGATCCCGGAGGATTCaatttctttctctttgtgtgttGAGTACACTCATGTACACACTTATATTTACTTGTTACTCTACCTTTATTTGTGGttattttctctcatttcagtttacttttgcttaacTTGCTCAATTGGCCTATGACATGTACTGGGTACCTTTTGTTTTTGTACttatactatactctgcatctgtttCTGTGATgtaggtccgagtactagctatcgaTGTTGATTTGATCCAACAATTATTGTGATcggaggtgagggtgagcacataacGTTTTGGATTTACTCATCTTcctctgtacatatatttttcttttctttttctttttaagacAAACctatttctgtggtccacttttgggacttgtactcttttctGTAGCAGCTCTATACATGTGAATtttaggttctgggagggaaccttttatttgtatatcttTCATTTAGCTTCCACCGTTCAATTATGTCTTGttgttttagttttattttagtAATATGGCTGGtattctaccctgacatcccattactcacaaTTTTGGGATATAGGTCAGCTTGCCTACTAGTAGGTTGTATAGTAGACGCCATTATGaattgagaaattgggtcaCGACAGTTTAGTATAAACTGTTAGGTTGGGATGATTTTAGTGTTGGTTGTAGTTATAGAGGTTCGATTGGGTTGGAAAGGAGTTTGTGAATTCTATTAGATATACTTAGTTTTGATAGTTAGCTTTCTAGGTACtgtgttatttggtactcactgTTGCTTCTGTAGGTTCAGAGCCTAGACTTTGATCATCGTCTCTTTCTGATCATTTGAGGCTTCCAAGAGTTTAAAAGAGGTAGCTATTGACATTCAGCAGACTCTCAGTCTTTCCTATACTTTTatgttttactttatttgaGATTTGGAGACATATTGAGACTAGATTTTCATtttagttttcttttctttagtggtctgtacatgtgacaaccaatctttgggggtatttaagttgaaagacttcaACTTTTGTTTATTACTTACTTATTTGGActgtttttgatttatttttcataaattttggaTTTTAGGCTAATTTGTCCGATGGAAAAAAATATGTGCCATCACATCTGGATTCAGGTTGTGACAAAATAATAttagagccctaggttcataggtctcacgtgtacaaTCCAAGTCTAATTAGAGTCTCAAGAGTTGGTACGGagatatttttacttatttttgagAGGATTTGAAGATTGTTAGGAAACTTcctttatttattctttcttgTCGTGCCAAGTAATTATCATAAGTGTTGAGTGTCGCGTGTTGTTTTGAGCGATGCCATGGACCAGATCGACATCTATTGGTAGAAAAGGTAGTCCTTAAGGCAGTGGTTAAGACCTCAAGTAGGGGTAGACGCTGTGCCCGAGGTCATACTAGAGAGGCCTCCCCAAAGCCAAAAGTTGAGATTGTTGAGGACCAGGTTCCTCTAGAGCCCACACCACTGATACTTCATGAGACCTTATTGAGGATACTGGATATGTTAGAGAGTTTCACTCAGGGTGCTGCAGGCACGCCATGGGGTTCACAGACTAGAGTTGTTGTAGAGACTCCAAAGCAGCATCATGTCCCAGCAGTTTCAAATCAGGTAGGCCAGCTACCATTACTTCCCACACCAGCTGTCGGTGCGCAGATTGATCCAGATATAGTTATGACTATAGCAGATTAGCAGTGCTATAAGAGGTTTCAAAAGATGAAACCACCCTAGTTCCAAGGTGATAAGAGTGAGAATACACatgatttttgacattttttcaTGAGATATTAGTAGCAGTGAGCATGGTTGATGCTTAGGGTGTTTGATTTGTTGCACTTCAGCTCCGTGGGTCAGCTAGAGAGTGGTGGAGGACATTTATGAGGTCCAGAATAGTTGTATCCCCTCAGTTGAGCGATGAGTTTTTGATAGTGCTTTTGAGGATCGCTTCATCCCATGGACCGTACGGGAGGAGAATAGATTGACATTTAAAAGTTTGACTCAAGGTGGTATATTAGTTGTAGAGTATGAGGCCTATTTCTTCCAGTTGTCTAGGCATGCTACAACCTTGATCCCAAAAGAGGTGGATTGGGTCCGCAAGTTCGTAAAGGGATTGACCTTCTCTATTCGATCTTATGTGTTCAGATTGGTTCATGAGGGAGCTTCTCTCCAGTCTATTGTGAGCCCCACCAAGGAGGCATAATTGATGGTCCGATaggagtttggggaccccaaAAGGTCTAGTGCTAGCGGCCAGTTTTTAGGTACCTTATTTGGAGGTAGGGGTTCACACAAAGGCGATAGTCAATTTCAGTGCCAGAGACTGTTCAAACTTCTATGCTAGTAGCTGATAGTGGAAAGTTATTGGGTTTCAGAGTTCGGGCTGAGGTGGTTATGGTATTCCATCAAGGTTTTCTTAGCAGTCTTCTATCCCAAGGTCATGTTTTAATTATGGAGATCTAATTCATTTGATGCGTAGTTCCCACTAGAAACTTATTCAAGGCCCTAGCGTACTTATTTAGAGACTCCATAGAGGGATATGGCGCCTTCGGCTAAAGGTCGAGGTAGAGCTCAGACAGGTAGAGATAGTAGACCCTCCGGCAGTGGTACTTTAGTTTTGTGAGATAGAGGTACCATTCAGATAGGTACTAGTAGATGAACTCAGTCCTACGCTTTTTTGGGGAGACCCGAAGCTAAGGCTTCAGATAAAGTTATTATAGGTATCATCTCGATTTGCCATCGACCtatatctatattattttaCCCTGGATCTACATTCTCCTAGgtgtctacctattttgcatctggatttgatttgacttgtgatcGCATGCCTATGCTTGTATATGTCTCTACACCCGTGGGTaagcccttagtggtggatcgagtatatcgaTCCTATCTTATTTCTTTAGCCAAGTATGATACTTGGGATGATATGATTATACTGAGGACggtagactttgatgtgatattgggtatggattaaGTTTCTACTTGTCGTGctattcttgattgctatgcTAACACTGTGAATTTAGCGATACCAGGTTGTTTCTATCCCAGTGAGGTCATATCGTATATGCATGCTTAAAGATTGATTAATAGAGTAAGTATGTcctatttatcttttatttggGATACTATTGCTGAGTCACCTCATATGGAGTCTTTTCCCGTAGTTAAGGAGTTCACCGATGTGTTTCTAACTGATCTTCCAGGAGTTCCTTTGGatagagatattgactttgctatcgACTTGGAGCCAGGCACTAAGCCCATCTCTATTCTACATTATCGCATGGCTCCAACAGAGTAAAAGCATTTGAAGGACCAGTTGTAGgatttgttgagtaaggggtttaagTGCCCTAGTATTTCACCTTAGGGTGCACCAGTTTTGTTTTGAAGAAGAATAATAGGTCTAAGAGGATGTGCATCAACTACAGATAGTTAAACAAGGtgacaattaagaataaatatcctcttccttatattgatgatttatttgatcagcttcagggagcAGCCTTATTCTCCAAGATCAATTTGAGATTGGGGTATGATCAATTGAGGATTAGTCTGTCAGATATTCCTAAGAACACTTTCtagactcgttatgggcattataaGTTTCAGGCTATGTTATTTGGGCTAGCCAATGCCTCAGcagcattcatggagttgatgaatgaggCGTTTAGGCAGTATCTAGACTCCTTTTTTATTGTTtccattgatgatatcttggtgtacTCCAAGATAGAAGAGGATCATGCTATTCATTTGAGGTTGGTGCTTCATAAGTTGAGGGAGAAAAACTTacgcaaagttctccaaatgtgagttttggtttgaTTCTGTGGCATTTCTAGAAGACGTGATGTTCTAGGAGGGTATTAGGGTAGATATGGCCAAAATTGAGGCACTTAGAGGCTAGACCAGTCCTACTTCCCCTATCGAGATTCATAGTTTTGTGGGTTTGGCTTGATATTACCGATGCTTTATGCAGGGATTCTCTACTATTGTGACTctattgactagattgactcagaaagTGGTATATTTTCATTGGtcagatgagtgtgaggcaaattttcaaaagctcaagatcTTATTGACTTCAGCTCTTATTTTGACCTTACCCGAGATGGGTGTAGACTTcactgtgtattgtgatgcttggGGTGTTAGTTTGGGTGGTATTTTGATACGGAAAGGGAAGGTATTTGCCTATGCCTATAGATAGCTGAAGTCTCATAAGAGgaactaccctacccataaTTTAGAGTTAGCGATGGTGGTATTTTTGTTGAAGCTATGGCTTtattacttgtatggtgtgcattgtaAGGTATTCACTGATCATCAGAGTCTTTAGTACATCTGTCGTCATAGGGATCTCAATTTGAGATAGCATAAatggcttgagctactgaagaactatgacatgactatatTGTATCACCTGGGGAAAGCAAATGTAGTGGCTGATACTTTGAGTAGGAAAGCTCCTACTATGGGGAGTCTTGCGGTGATTAGTGTTGACAAGAGGCTCTTAGTTAGAGTTGTTTAGAGATTAGCCAACTGCTTTGTCTGATTGCGGTTTTTGAGCAGAGTGGAGGATTTATTTCttctattgaggctttctcttcCTTAGTTGAGAAGATTTAGAAGAggcagtttgatgatgagaagctaTGTCTAATTAGATACAAGGTGTTGAAAGGTAAAGCCAAGGAGGCTAGACTTGATTTAGAGGGTGTCTTGAGGATTGAGGGCCtgatttgtgtgcctaaggtggaTGACTTGATTAGGAGGCTTATAACTCTCGATATTCTATCCAATTGGGCATGgaaaagatgtatcatgaccttagtcagcattattggtggtgtgggatgaagaggaATCATTGAGGTTGTGTCCAAGTATTTGACCTACCAATCggtcaagtgtgagcaccagcatTCAGGGGGTGTATCTCAAAGGATTcccattcctacttgaaagtgggagagGATTCTCATAGACTTTGTTGTGGGTTTGCTTCCCATCATGGGTAGTTATGATTATATTCGAGTTATGGTGAAGTACACAATGGATAAGCTAGCCTAGTTGCAAATTAGTCAGATCGTTACACTTCATAGAGTCCTAGTATCTATTGTTCCGGATCAGGGTTTAGTGTTTACTTTGCGGTTTTGGCAGGTATTACAGAATGACCTGTGCACTAGGATTGATATGACTATAAATTTTCAACCACATACTAATTAGCCAATCTGAGCGAGCGATTCAAGTGTTAGAGGATATGCTCCGAGCTTGTGTTACTGATTTTGGTGTTAGGTGGGATCAACATTTTCTCTTAGCAGAGTttacctacaataatagttatcactcaagaAATTAGATAGCCCATTCGAGGTATTGTATCATAGGCACTATTGATCTCCTATTGATATCTGATGTCGGttctatgtttttcttaaaaagttgaggtttttgGTAAACATTGAGTTTTAGGGGTTTAAAATGACTCAAAAGTAGTATTTGAGGTCATTAAGGTTTTTGaatctcgaaatggaattccatcAATTCTTTTAGTTATGGAATGATAAAATTGATGTAGGAGAGTTGACAGAATCATATTCGGGGTTATATAGTATATTTGAGGTGTTGAGTTGAACATATTTAAGGTTTTGGTCATAGgattaactttggtcaacatttagaGATTGGATGGTCAGATTTGAATTCTGACGACTCTGTTGGATCTGGAGGGTGATTTTAGTCCTAGAAAGAGTTTCTATGTATTTTTTGGAGGCTCTGAGaattttggtcttttgaggTTTCGAATCAGTTTAGTTGCAACTTATCGAGTTTCGAGttaaggagacctcaaattcaaattttgatggttctattAAGTCCAAAATGTTAAAattagtagggttgcatataaattttatgtgctagggattctgaatgaattccGAGGGTTGATTCCAAGATTTTAAGACTTGCTAATTTTTGGCTTTGCTGTGTTCTGGTGCCTGACACAAATTTATTCGCAATCACAAAGAATGTTGGTCATGATCGCGTGGTTGATCCACTCAGTGCTTCGCGATCGTGTGAAGTCAGTCACGATCGCGAGGTCACTTAAATGAAGTTGATTGACTCTCTGCGATTGCGACCTCTGTTCATCACGATCGTGAAGGGTTATAAACCCCTGAAACAGTGTTTCTCCAACAAGACGGGAGAGGGTAATTTTTACTCCATTTTGAACTTGGAGCTATGTAAGGACGATTTGTGGAGAGGATTTTCTTGTGGAGACTTCATCGGTAAGTTGTTTGGACTCATTTCTACCATTAAACATTTGTTATTTTGGATTTCTAGCATGAAATTGAGGTTTTTGAATTGGAAAAATTGgggttttcaagaacttgaTTAGTTTCAATGTTTTGAGGATTGTGAGCTCATTTTAAGTCTGCATTCACTTCCATTTTTACTAGTAGATCCCAAATACTTTGACGATGTTGTTCAtgtaaattttttgaaattttctacTTGTTTTCAAAATTGGGTTTTTCAGATATTTCAGGTCAATTTCAACCCAGTTTTCAAAAATATGCTTTGGGTGtcatttgtttcatattttGATTGGAGATTCATATTTgcatagattgtggtgatttaaAGTACATTCGAAAGGGAAATATTCACTTGGATTGATCAATCACgtattaattaaggcaagtagACCCTTAAAACTCTGTGAATCTTTTAGAATTCCAAAATTCCCGTGTGTATATTTGCTGGTGAGTAATGGGGATGAGGTTACATGTTGAATTATGAAATGGACTAATTTAAAATGAATCGATGAGGTTTAATAAAAGACAATGTGCGTTATTGTTGAGAATTGAATATTATTTACCGTgatctagatatctatgtgtCTTTGAagaaatacttgatagtctaattATGATTGCGGTTTGTTTTaattgattattcctcattacttgtgtgagcatgctATTTGCATTGGTTATGAAATACTGTGATGAGAGGTATATGATTGTCAGACCACGGTTATTTTGGGTCAGATATATTATATTGCCATGGTCATTTCCGGTGGGAGATTGCTTGGCCGAGCTCATTTTCAATGGGAGATTGATAGGCTGAGGTCATTTTCAATGGGATTACATTATCGAGGTCATTTATGGCAAAATTATATTGTAGAGGTCATTTCCAATGGCATTATATTATAGAGGTCATTTCTAGCGAGATTACATTGCTGAGGTCATTTCCGATGGGATTATATTATCGAGGTCATTTCAAACAGAATTATATtatcaaggtcatttttagtgGGATTATATTGCCAAGGTCCTTTCTGGTGGGATTATATtgctgaggtcatttttggcaAGGTTGTGgtaccgaggtcatttttggtcagAGATTATAagaccgaggtcatttctggtCAGAGATTATAagaccgaggtcatttctaGTCAGAGATTATTATGCTGAGGTTCTTACTGGCAAGTGCACACATGAATGATTATTGAGTATGCATATACACATTTTGCATATATGTGTGAGACAAAGTTGATGCTTATATGTGACTTGGGATTATCTGTACGTTATATCATTTGATATTGATCTGTAATTTGAACTTTATTGAAATGTTTAGTATAAACTAATAAGTTGGGTTGAtttttgtgcaggttgtagttatagAAGTTCGATTGGGTTGGAAAGGAGTTTGTGAATTCTATTGTATTTACTTAGTCTTGCTAGTTAGCATGCTGGGTaccgtgttatttggtactcatcCTTGATTCTaaacttgtgtaggttctgagtcTAGAATTTGAACACCGTCTCTTTCTGGTCATTCAAGGTTTCCTGGAGTTTGAGAGAGGTAGCTATTGACATCCAGAAGACTCTTAGACTTTTTTGTACTTTTATGCAttactctatttgagagttAAAGACATATTGAGATTACTATTTATTTTAGTCTTGTTTTCTTTAGCTttctgtacatgtgacaaccaatctttgggggtatttaagttgaaagacttccatttttatttattacttacttatttagattgtttctactTTATTTTCTGTAAATATTGacttttaggctgacttgtttgGTTGGAAAGGACATGTGTCATCACACTCGGATTCAGTTTGTGACAGGTTACATACATATTGTTTCATATTTATGCAAAAAGATGGAGAATAAATGACGTAGACCTTGAGAATTAAATTGCAACCAAGAAGATGTGCAtgcaaaggaaaaaaagaaggtTGATGGTCATCCTGTCTTTTTATGTTGGTTAGCTAGTATAAATTTActtcttttttactttaataagtatttggtatttttttctttattctttatttaaaataagaatctttataaattttagtttgtcttctaaatttaatttaattatatcaCATATAAACACCAGGAAGGATAAGTGTTTACTTAAAAGTTCTAccaataaataacaaaccccTCCACATAGAATAAGTCAAACAGAATAAATGGAACTCTAATTTTTTTCCACCCAAAATTCAatgattataaattttttatctaAACTGCAATCTTGTTTTGGAAAACATTCCATTAGCTATCCGTATTATAGTGCTAAAATGTAGGATGGTTATATGGTCATTCAAACAAGTCAAGAGGAAAAACACAttacaaagaaactaggaaatTTAAGTGGAAGAGAAAAAGAGGGAAGAAGAAAGAGTTGTACATACATCACCCTCTTTGTCTTTTTCTCAATTCTTATTCCCTTCAATTTGTCCTTCCATTGTGAAAGAGAatgattcaaatattttcataagtTTTGTGATCATCTAATAGAGAATTTCTAATAATATTAGTTGTGTGGAAGATATAAAGTAGAGAGGAAAATCTAAGGTGAGTTCTATGATCGGTTGGAAGATCTAAGGTGGGTTCTATGGTTTAAATGAACTAACTACTTTTGGAAATGCAAAATATGTGTATACAAACCATAAAATGCATGTTAAATATCATTACAAACTAATaacatttgttttttttctttattttggttAAAACTACCACCATTCTGAACaactgaaaataaaaatattttagaagcCTACATAGAAACTTCATGGCACCAAGCAAACTTAGAAAAGCAATTGGTGCTGTCAAGGACCAGACAAGCATAAGTTTGGCCAAGGTAGGGGGAAGTAACTGTTTGTCCGACCTAGAAGTTTCCATTGTCAAAGCCACTAGACACCAAGAGTACCCACCTGAGGAGAGGCATATTCGAGAGATTCTAAGCTTGACTGCTTATTCTCGAGCCAATGTTGGTGCTTGTGTCGACAATATTTCAAGACGTCTTGGAAAGACCAAGAATTGGGTTGTAGCACTCAAGTCAGTAATGTTGATCCATAGGTTGCTCTCTGATGGTGATCCCTCCTTTGAGCAGGAGATTTTCTTTGCCACTAGACAAGGAACCAGGCTTCTTAACATGTCTGATTTTCGAGATACCAGATCTAACTCATGGGACTATTCTGCACTTGTTCGTACCTATTCTTTGTACCTTGATGAACAACTTGAGTATAGGATGCAAAGCCGTCGTGGAAAGCGCAGTACCTATGCCTATGATGAAGATTTAGATAATGTTCATTCTGAATCCGTCGTGGTGAAACAACTCACTCCCTTAAGAGAAATGAAGAATGAGGATATTTTCTCAAGGATCCAATATCTTATTCAACTTCTTAAGCGATTCCTAGCTTGTAGACCCGCAGGTTTGCATTATATTTGACTATTTTCAAACTATATTTCCTtttagtgaaaaaaaataaaaacaagtgTGGAAATTGGACTAGGAGAATTTGAATTTTCATACCATTCAAGGGCTTGCACAAAATATGTACATGCTTTATTTTGGCCATTTTTGCCTCTTCTCTCAACCATTTCTAACCAAAATATTCTAATTTAtgtttgtcattttgtaagagCAGGTTTAGCAAGGACCAACAGAACTGTATTCGTGGCTCTCTATCCACTTGTGAACGAAAGTTTCCagatatattttgaaataacaGAAAAAATAACTATCCTAATTGTTAAGTTCCATGAACTATCAATTACCGACTCTGTGAAGGTTCACGAGATCTTTTGTCATATTAATAAACAATATATTGAGCTTGAACAGTTCTACAACTGGTGTAAAATGGTTGGAATTGGACACTCTTCTGAATATCCAGACATTGAGAACATTCCACAGAAGAAACTTGACCTTATCGATGAATTTATACAAGAGAAGTCTATATTAGGACATAATGGGAATGCAATGTGTTATGAACCTAAAAGTGAGTTGATTGAAAGAAATCATGAGCCAGAATCGGAACTAGAACAAGATATGAATGCAATTAAGGCATTACCACCACCAGAGGGAATTCCTGAAGAAACAAATCAAgagaaatataaagaaaaagaaaaagaaaaagaagaagaaaagaaagaggtgGTGAAAACCCAAGATGTAGCCGACTTGTTGAACTTGGGTGAAGATGCATTAACTATGGAAGAACATGGAGATCAATTGGCTATATCACTCTTTGATGGTGTTCCAGAAACTAGTGGTCCTTCAACAACCACTTCACCATGGAAAGCGTTCAATGATTCAGGGGATTGGGAAACAACACTAGTTCAGCACACGAGCCATTTGTCAAACCAGAAGGCTTCCCTTCCTGGAGGGTTCAACACATTAATATTAGATGGAATGTATC
This region of Solanum dulcamara chromosome 9, daSolDulc1.2, whole genome shotgun sequence genomic DNA includes:
- the LOC129904385 gene encoding putative clathrin assembly protein At1g03050; protein product: MAPSKLRKAIGAVKDQTSISLAKVGGSNCLSDLEVSIVKATRHQEYPPEERHIREILSLTAYSRANVGACVDNISRRLGKTKNWVVALKSVMLIHRLLSDGDPSFEQEIFFATRQGTRLLNMSDFRDTRSNSWDYSALVRTYSLYLDEQLEYRMQSRRGKRSTYAYDEDLDNVHSESVVVKQLTPLREMKNEDIFSRIQYLIQLLKRFLACRPAGLARTNRTVFVALYPLVNESFQIYFEITEKITILIVKFHELSITDSVKVHEIFCHINKQYIELEQFYNWCKMVGIGHSSEYPDIENIPQKKLDLIDEFIQEKSILGHNGNAMCYEPKSELIERNHEPESELEQDMNAIKALPPPEGIPEETNQEKYKEKEKEKEEEKKEVVKTQDVADLLNLGEDALTMEEHGDQLAISLFDGVPETSGPSTTTSPWKAFNDSGDWETTLVQHTSHLSNQKASLPGGFNTLILDGMYQQGAVAQMVASSGVVATGSSSSVALGSAGRPSMLALPAPPSADGRAQSTTGTSTDPFTASLAIAPPSYVQMSEMEKKQRLLVDEQVMWQQYQRDGMQGQIGLARTQPNPYAYNTGG